One part of the Perognathus longimembris pacificus isolate PPM17 chromosome 10, ASM2315922v1, whole genome shotgun sequence genome encodes these proteins:
- the LOC125357941 gene encoding PEST proteolytic signal-containing nuclear protein-like, with protein MGIEDEKNCIVTLPFSGFVTLTKWSLQSNGGESSSRSVEKRSAEEETADLPTKPTKISKFGFAIGSHTTKKPSAIFIKLGSTKPKESVPTLAPKTLSVAAAFNEDEDNEPEEMPPEAKMRMKNIGRDTPTSAGPNSFNKGKHGFSDNQKLWERNTKFHLGNVHDQDN; from the exons ATGGGGATAGAAGATGAAAAGAATTGTATTGTCACCTTGCCCTTTAGTGGCTTTGTTACCTTGA CGAAGTGGAGCCTCCAGAGTAATGGAGGGGAAAGTTCCAGTCGCAGTGTTGAGAAGCGATCAGCTGAAGAAGAAACTGCAGACCTCCCAACAAAACCTACAAAGATCTCCAAGTTTGGATTTGCCATAGGTAGTCATACAACAAAGAAACCATCAGCCATATTCATTAAACTTGGATCAACTAAGCCCAAGGAAAGTGTTCCAACTCTTGCTCCAAAAACCCTTTCAGTAGCAGCAGCTTTTAATGAAGATGAAGATAATGAGCCAGAGGAAATGCCTCCAGAAGCAAAGATGAGAATGAAGAATATTGGAAGGGATACACCAACATCGGCTGGACCAAACTCCTTCAATAAAGGAAAGCATGGGTTTTCTGATAACCAGAAGCTATGGGAACGAAATACAAAATTTCATCTGGGAAATGTCCATGACCAAGACAATTAA